The genomic region TATAGAGTCAATACGTCATTTGAAACAATTATGAACGTCCCTCCTCTCTGTTATaacttcttttaataaatgaacgtTACGTTAATAAACtcgacatacatatacataaattcaattgatcgatttaacgacgaagaagaaaacgtatgttttttattttttacttgtcACAATTCGTCAAGtgaaaactaaaaaagaatattttgtttttcgaaaGGAATTCGAATGATActtaaaatatcattgaattaatatGAAGTTGAGTATCTCCtttgatacgtatatatcgttAACCACACACAACGACACATACGCAcctgcacacacacacacacacacacatatatatacatacatatatgtaggaACAAGAAATGAGTATCATATTGTGGAAATATGTAACGTTATAAAAGTGTGTatcaaatgaatataatttaagtaACGAAGTGCATCGataaatgagatatatatatatatatatatatatatatatgtatgtatgtatgtatatatatatattctcatcGGCTACCTCCAGCGCATTTCAATAcactaaaataattaattgcatCCTTCCTagtagaaatagatagaataaTATGCTatagggaagaaagaaaattaaaattaaaattacgatTGCAAAATCCCTCGGCATCCCccctccaaaaaaaaagaaaaagaaagaagaaaaaatgttgaaaagcACGAACTTCGGTCAAAAAACTCTCTGgtgaatcttttctttttttattttttctttttcttttttcaaaacgaGAAATGCATACTCTTACgaacaaaagaagagaatacgatcgtattattatcagtcatcattttaaatcgattataagATCTCTaagttgatttttatttcattaagattatctttttttcttttttttgagaaagagaagcgaTCATGCAACATTTATTACCGAAGCCGTTGCATTTCTTCTAGAGTATTATGCGTGATTAAGCTCGATTGTGTGAAGGGatatttggaaaaatataattaaattaattaataaatcaatcaagaaggagaaaaggaagaagagtgaaaatcaagaaaatacgattatattttGCTATGCATGTTTTAGTGCATAGTTATTTACTTCTCTgctatgaatttttttttataggttaGAATACGACGCAATCAGTTCGTAATAGGGCAAATCCCATAGTGCGGAATGATTCATATCTCATGTTAAAGGAAATTGTTGAACAGGAAACAGTTCTATATGAAAACCGAtacaatataatcgatatttatagcTGTATCTCTCTTCAATGTGAATGTAGAAACGTGTGGTTGTGCGTATAAGGTGCTTGCGAGGCActaatgaaagaatatatgaGTTTTATTTGATGAAATCGCCTTAGTTAGGTTATTAAAGGaaattaatatgttaaataCTTTTGCGTAGTTGTGTGTTGGTGAtcaaacagaaagagaaaaaaaaagaatgtgaggatgcgtgtgtgtgtgtgtgtgtgtgtgtgtgaattaagtttataaatttatttttgttttgtcttatttttttctttttctaaacgaTAGTATTTATGCtcccactttctttctttcttcttttttttttttttcttttttttttgttcaagtTCGTCGTTAAGAGAATGAATAcatgaataaaatgataaatcgtCTTGTACGATCATCGGGTTCTTTTGTCTCCGAttcaaaacaataaataaaaagagagtaaagacgaaaaaaagaaatatttattatttgtgttgtgttatatgtatgtatcttttcattttgcaTTCGgcatataatatgaatttgaATCATTCATCGATTAGTAACAGCTTAGTAGCAGTAGAATAGATAGTATAAAACTCGAGTTGAAATGTGTGTGATATCTGATTAACCTCTATATTGTTGCACGACGTCAACTGTGAAAACTTTCGAAAGCAGTGTTAATTTTGATTGCATAGCACGgtataaatatcatatgaCTCTACTGTATTTGTCATTCTGCTCGCTCAGCTAATTTATTATCggaagtttcttttttatttttttattttttttctttttttttttctcatcatgACTTCTTTCCGAACAAAGTTTATCGTTTTAGATTTCATATATcagctattttttcttttcagttttttttgtttttgtttttttaaagtattcgtttttaacaaatatcattaattgattaaaatgtCTCGCCTACTATACGTTCACGAAGTAAACAAGAGGAATTTTAATGACAACTTTTGACCTTGGCTGCATATTGACACAGATTTCAACGtgagataatgataatgaacaTAGATGTGTGACCTagttgcatatatatatatatatatatatatatatatatatatatacatacatacgatcTCAACtctatacatacgtacatcgTCAGTATAAATATTGTGATCGATAACATTGTAAACAATAAGAAGTAATTATTGCgaaatttaattcgattaaatcatTGAACTTTGGTATCAAAAAGTGTAATTTCGAGTGTCATTGATGAGCGTAACTTATGATAACATAAAGCGCACACATTTAAGCATTCgaaatttcaaagatattgttaataatatttttgacatGACTTTACATTCAATTGTTTTTTTGAGTGGAACAATTTACgtgaaagattaataaattattatcgtattatttttatttctgagGTAAGAGAATGACGAACGACCAATAGGTAACGTCGAACGTAGACAGCTGGATACTGATTGGTCGTTGAAAATATGTTTAGTCGGTTCAACCAATAAGCGTCGATGTGACGTAAGGTAAGTAACGATAACATATGAATATACGACTTATTTTCGATTGTcctattataattcttatcaataaattatttctcgaCATAAAACCTTGGTAAATGAGATtaagtaagaaataaatacaaagcAACGGGTTATTATACTTGTTGTATATTACTGGATAGAAAGCAAGATGGCCGAATGTGATTCTACGGTcacgtatgtatacgtaccATTGTTAcgtttcttcatatttttctatatcatttaatttaatttataaagaaaataaatttctattgaaattaatatttcatttttctttgcaaaGGTATTATCAAAATGTATGATCACAAATAAAACGATACGATCGGACGATCGAATAAATCGCAATTAAGaagcatatatatttgtgttgtgtgtgcgtgcgaatatgtatattttaaaatattttggttatttttttttattcctctttccatgattatatcctttttataataatacgtgAATAATTGTCtacgataatttttcatagaaaatttatatatatatatatatatataaattaatggcTGACGTAGTTCGtagataaagttaataatttatttcattggtCGGAGAAGAATTGCAGTAGTATTAGGTTTGgatcttttaataatgtaaaatattcataatatatttgttgacAAACAATTTTAACCTACTATCGACTTCTGtaaacgtaaatataaaagtatagttACGTGAAGTAACAGCACGGGCATAATAGCATTGTAAACGTTGATGTTGCGgatctactttctttttagaaagtatcgttgcaaaaaaataatatatggtATCTCATTCTCACGGCTCGAAATTATTCGGAACGTATTCATCGTCAATTTGTTCCGTTCGATTGTTCAAGTATTAAAGTTTATGActaatgtattttcttttttttttttttttttttattaaataaataataataataataataataatgttttccttttaattccaacaaatatttttatttttcagatcCAACATGGAATCTTATTTTACACGTGGCGAACATACTCTTAAAGTACCTATATCCCTTTTTCGAGAAAATCGTGAAAGACTTCTAGctcgtttaaaaagaaataccaaTCTTCCAGCTGCTAATACTTTTGTTATTCTTCAAGGAGGGATCGAAATCTCTTTCAACGATACGGACATCAACTGGCCTTTTAGGCAGGTAGGTTTCCCTATTTATATAAGTCCCGGACTAAACGGAGAATGTGacgaaatcgatttatttttagaaatgatttttctatttatattatgaaactttattatgtattactaatacttattgttagtattatgtaataatacttTAACAGGTCTTatgcatagaaaaaaaaaaaaacaaaaacaaaaaaaaaaaaacaaaaaggattaGCCTAAAAAACCTTGAAAATTAGTAACTGATCTTGAAAAATGGTTGGGAACTTTTGGCCCACCATCTATATAGACACAGACTTATTCAAAAGtcttattatgtatatgtgcgtgtcATGTGGTATATATACTAAAAGTACATTGACCTATTATGGCCTTTACATCTTATTTCGAATTCTATCATTTACCAATTCAGAAAGCTGATTAAAATAGCATCTAATGAGattcgtatttatatttgttaagtTTAactcttaatatattttaaacgttcaaattttaatttcataaaactCTCGAACACGATAGATAAGCAAGTCCTGCTTGTCTTGCTTGCGTATGCCTGCTATTTCCGTTAAACACTCTttcaaaacaaagaaagatatatatgtacctgtatatctcttatttttacatttatgtatatatgtatatcgattttaaatgtatctagttttttttttagaattgaatttaattcagttttttaatgtattatatttataaattcatgtatatataatgaattaaaaaaataaatacttttttggGATAACCTAAAGATAAAggttatttttagaaataattcagcaattaaaatataattgttattaatattaataaaattgaatttcatttttagaaaagtgttattatattattctaattgacttttgtttttaattttctttttccataggaatctttttttcaatggTGTTTTGGTGTTGAGGAACCTGGATGCTATGGAGCTCTTGATTTATCtttagaaaaatcaattttatttgtacCAAGATTACCCGCAGAATATGCTATCTGGGAGGGAAAGTTACATACACTGGAAGATTTTAAAAAACGTTATGGCGTTGATGAGACTTATTATACTGATGAAATAGGGAGAATATTGAAAGGCAAAAGTGCATCTCTTTTATTAACTTTGGTAaggattatttaatatataatgaaaaaatttgtgaaattctatttgattttgtattcttttttcttttttttttctttttctttctttttttttttttgttgaattatgtaagagaaattttatttttggaaatgttatatgatctttttcttttttatttcagagtGGTAAAAATAGCGACAGTGGATTGTACGCTCAAGAAGCCGTCTTCGATGGAATAGGACAGTAAGcggatttaattttatttttatttatttatttatttatttattaaataaggGAAAGCGTTTAAAGAAGTTTTCATTGATCgtatgtttttattctttatttgatAGATTTCAAGTTGATAATAATACGCTATATCCGGAAATATGCGAATGGtaagttaaattaatatatttttattgtataatttttattttatcggaaTTTGATTGACCGTCCAATCATAAACGTTCTCCCTCCGGAGAAGTTTTCTATTGGTGCTTTCATCTTTCGAGAAAATTGAAAGTCAATATGGCGTCAATGTATTTCGACGTGTATTtgtgttttaatatttagtatctctcattaattttcgatacgtttttcttacaattagagatattaatcaaatctaattatattttaaaagtatttttgaAGACAAACGAATTGTTGTCTTTAATATAACACATTTTACAATGCATGGGAAAACATTTGTACGTTTTGgtcaatagaaaatattatggtTCGTAAACGTCATTGTAAGTAcgcagaaaaataaagagaaatgaaatattttaatagaaatttattataattaatatatgctTCGTTTAGATGATAATATCGTGTCAGGCATGtggaaaatttcttttccgcTCGTTTTTACATACAAAAGAATTCGCTTCAAAATTAAGGTTAGAATCCAACAGAGGAGATTATAGGAGCTCGAAAGCTCTCGCTCGGACTACTATTTTCTTGGAAGAAGGAATGTATATACAAGAACTCCCCTTGATCGTGAAAAAGATCAACGACATTGGACTTGTATGTAACGTTAAAGGTAAGGACGATGAGACTCCTCTCGATTCTCGGTTCTTGGATGcatttaagaaaaaggaacaacttGGAGTTATATCCAAAGGGAATCGTAAGCAAGCGCCGGAGAAGATAGATATCGAAACCAAAATTGCAAAACAGAGGATAGACATAGAAACCGATGAAGGAACTgctatacttttttcttccgatTTAGAATGTCTTAAACATACGAATATAGAGGAAATTTTAGAGGGATTgaattcttcttattccactaaaggaatatattctttattagaGAACAAAATTGCGGATGAAATTAATTGTAGAATAGCCCTTCAAGGTTTAAGAAAGATCATTGAAATGGAGAATGTTCAACGAAGATACAAAAATGCAAAGCTATTAAGACAAGAGCAATTGGTTGTAAATACTATCAACAGAGATGCTGTTTTGAAACAACTCGTTAAGATGATTGTCAGAAGTCAAGACAGTCAAATGATAATAGAAGGCCTTTGTGCATTGAAGAAAGACAAGTTTAGTCCAGCTAGAAATATCTATCGTGATTGTTTATCCGACGAAGCATTAATTAGAGCATCGGATGGCGACTTTACTTTGTCACAATTAATAGATGTTGTAAAAGTTTTGTCTTCTTATAAAGATTCTAGATACCAAGAATTTATTGACATGTTGTGGGTGGGTATAGCGaatagagaggaagaaattaaTGCGGATTTATTAGTACCATTATTTAAACTTATGTATTTGTTTAATCAAAGTAAGAACATGGTGAGAATTATCTTAGAGAGAAAGCTTTCTGAACATTGGCTGAGATTAACGGGTTCTCAGATaggagaaatattaaattgttatcaCCGTGATGTATTATCATCAGGATGTTTAATGAGTGCCAGTAAGTGGGCTTCTATGAGTATGAATACCTCTAAAGAGAAAGAccttattgattttattcaaaGTTTGTAtgcaaagaaatatatcgatGATAGAATAGAATTAACGTTGGAGGAATATATGAAAGCTAAAGGTATTCATATTAAAGATCCACGATTAATAGCTACTATTATGAATTATTGCGGAACTATGAGAGTCAGGAACGtccatattatttctatttgtggagaatattttataaaatatggaaAGGAGTTGCCCGCATCCTTATTGGCACCAATTCTTATGCCCTTTGGTTTATTAGACATACGGCCACCGCATAGTACATTGTTTTGGGAAGTATTCGAAGaagtattatttgaaaaatgtttagaTTTGAAACCAAACGAgattttagatattttactttcttgtatccatttagaaaaatatcctTTAAGCTTCTGGGAAACGGTAGTTAAATCGCATTCTCTAGATATGatttacaaaaagagaaataccATCTTTAACAAGGATTTGTTATACAaactaatattatttgatgCTTCAATGTATATAGAATGCGaacattatcgtaattttcgcgttaattcgaataatataGCAAAATCATTGTTCGTGGACGTACGtttaagaagaataattaatcaaatatataaaccATTGGAGTCTGTAGtaggtaaagaaaagaaattaagtaaaaatgttcttttaagCAAATTaccattcattaatttttatgtactCGATATACTGGTACATTCATTGTCCGTGTCAACAGAAATTTTCaacttgaaaaataatagaaatttaaacaCTGTCATTTTAATCCATTTGCCAGAACATTATTGTCGAAATACAAAGCACTTGATAGGCCCACAAGTAACAAGAAAAAGGCAGATAAGAAAGTTGGGTTTTCGCGTAGTATGTTTAGATTACATGACATTAGAAAAATTGTTCGATCAACCAGAGGAATTATccaattatttgataaaaaatttcgaagcAGCCGAGGACGCGTTATAAAACATTAATGGTCGGTCTTTAtagaattgatattttatatgaaaatgtaGATCTCTGAGTTTTTTGTACAGGGAATAAAAGTTATGAGAAAAAGATTGCATGTATTAcgttatgtattattaatgataaagttacgtttaattttatctccatttcgttttatttttttattttttatgtatagtCGAGTAATAAAATCCGCCAAGGAAATTGATGTATTGAGATATGTGGTGAAGATAAGCTCAGAAGCCCATAAAGCTGTAATGCGTATGGTGAGGCCGGGTCTCGCAGAGTTCCAAGCTGAAGCGGCTTTTATGAATTACGTATATTCGATTGGAGGTTGCAGACACGTTTCTTATACTTGCATTTGTGGATCAGGATATAGTGCATCTGTTTTGCATTATGGACATGCTGGAGCACCTAACAGTAAAATCATACAAGACGGTGATATGTGGTAAGAAAATTTCAGAGATAGTCATCCTTCTGTACAtgctttttattctatatagaATACAATATCCGTATGTacgatatatgtgtgtgtgcgtgtgtatatatatatatatatatatatatatatatatatatatatatatatatatatatatatattttacacagTTTATTCGATATGGGTGGGAATTACTGTGGATATGCAGCAGACATAACATGTAGTTTCCCAGCGAATGGAAAATTCACGAACGATCAAAAGTTCATTTACAACGCTGTGCTGAACGCAAGAGATGCAGTTATAGAAGCAGCAAAGCCTGGCGTATCTTGGACAGATATGCATCTTTTAGCTAACAAGAGAATGTTAGCTTCGTTAAAAGAAGGTGGACTGTTGATCGGAGATGTGAACGAGATGATTGAATCTGGCTTGAACGAAATCTTTCAACCTCATGGTCTTGGACATCTTATGGGTTTGGATGTTCATGATGTTGGTGGCTATCTTCCAGGACATCCGGAACGTTCAACATCAGCGGGCATAAGAAAGTTAAGAACAGCTCGTACATTACATGCCGGCATGGTATTAACGATAGAACCAGGATGTTATTTCATCGATTGTGTAAGTTAAAGGCTGATCACTTTTATTGAAGTTTCCAATGGTGATCACTTATCGTTTCAATGATCATTCAACGATAGTTACTTGACGCTGCATTAACTGATCCAAAACAATCTCGATTTATCGTAAGAGAACAATTGGAAAGATTTCGTGGTTGGGGTGGTATTAGAATTGAGGATGACGTTTTAATTACTGAGACAGGAGTTGAAAATTTAACGCAAGTTCCTAGAACGTGAGTATAATACTAcatgtgaaaaaaataaaatcataatttttatttctaagcataacaaaaaataataattattctattttatttaatcgtagGATTGAGGAAATAGAAAGTTGGATGGATGTTGGACGAAGCGATTTAAAATTACCCCAAGAAAAATAACTCTGATACATTCTTTTACCAAACTTTGATATAttctataagaaatattatttacatatataaatatatgtacatatatgtttttaatgtatacatataaaagaaaaaggagatggcatatttctaaaagaaatttaatctaTTCGACGATACATCTTCATGTCGTGAAAAATGCAGAatgtgtatttgtatttaatcatttttatcacgtcatgaaatcgataaaaaccATTACTGTTTTATATCATCGATGttacatctatatatacatatatatatatgtatcgttaactttttacattatttacaaataaatcaaaatctaTTCGTTATCATTAATGAAGTTTTATAACATTCTCTTttgaatggtttttttttttttgttgatgaTGCAATtgtgtataagaaaaaaagtgatgaGAAGAGATGATGGATAGTTGGAGACTAGTTTGGAAATTATATCGAGCAGAGTATATGTAGTATATTTGTCGTTTcgcagtttctctctctctctctctctctctctctctctctctctctctctctctctaagctAGACGCTTGAGCAGCGCAGTCATTATCGCGCGTGCGAGGTTAGCAGTTCGCAGTCGCGTCACAGCGCCGGTGTAGACGCGTCGTTCGCGGATAGATCATTccgacggagagagagagagagagagagagagagagagagagagagagagagagagagagagagagagagagaaagacgttTACGAAAGTGTgtgatttcattaaattcaacataattctatatattttttacttctctatttttaattatattttcttactaTCATTAgacttaaataaataaataaataaaaaaaagaaaaatcacatGGAGTTAAAAAAGCAAACagattgaatattaaaaatcaaacgtgtagtattattattattattattattattattattatattttttaaatcaataatatcgaaaatatttatagagaaTGAGTTAGtcagtttttattttattcatgtactcgttagaaaattttttcttatttattcgtcAAATGTAAAACATGTCTCTTTTacttataatttgaaaaagacaTGGACAGTGTAAATCTgtgattgataataatgaaaaagatatgtgTATCGTGAATTACTTGATTAGTAACTGGTAAACAACACAGTGTATATGAGAGAGccttttgtttagttattatatttattgagattgagagagagagggaaagagagaaagagagatagacagattcacatcttatattttcttattagtatctctctccctctctttctctctctctctctctctctcgttttcttattcttagAGTAGTCGTCTTCTAGACGTCAAAGAAAACGCTCGGAACGTGCGTTAGACTCTTgcttataaatacatacactcGTTCGTTTCAATAGCCGCTTGCGACGGCCACGTTTGACGTAATAACACGAGAGAGTTCGCAGTAGCGATCGATCGAGGAGAGAGCGtggaataagaaaaacgaGCTGAGAAAAACGTAgtaactactactactttgtCGTTTgctttgtttaataaaatcattaaaaaatataaggggaagaagaagaagaagaagaagagtaagattaaaaaagaacaaaatagaagaaaaaaaagaagaaaaaataattgttaaacgATTTCAGATATTTCtgctgtataaaaaaaaaaaaaaaaaaaaaaaaaaaaaaaaacaaaaaaagaaaataaaataaaaaaataaaaacaataaaaaagataaaataaaagaattaatggGCAGATATTACAACCGGAAGCAAAGATTATTTtctagagaagaagaaaggtcGTTCCTtttgtgtgcgtgcgtgtgtgtgcgtgtgtatgtgtggtaTGTGTTTGTGATCGCATTAgtaatatacgtacatataatatatcaaggtgtatatatatattaatattaaaagaaagggGAGGGGGTAAGAAAGGAGAGCGCCTGCTCGTCACACTCTCGTCGAGTTCGCCATTGTCGAGTTCAACGTCGTCGAGAGTTCGTCGTCCTTTCGAAGAAGGTCCAACTCGAGGAAGATTTAATactagaagaaaagaagaaaggaagaaaaaaagaaagcaatttTTTGTCATcgtttatgttaatttttcttccattttatcCGCGTGCTTTTTTATTGATTGactgattgattgattgattgattgataattttaaagagagaaataaaattaaaataataaaaagaaaaaaataagaaaaaaataaaaacaaaaagataagcAAAAAAGCAAGTAAAAGCAAATAATAAGTCAACAAGAGGGAGCGACTCTTgcgatataatcgatatttgtTGTCGAGCGCCGCGACGCCTTTTTTAAGcgaaacatacacacatacacacatatttttcatacgtaTTCCTAAGTcgaatttgtttgtttgacTAATTTCTTcctaataatattcttatttctcttttcttttcaggatttttcttaatctttttaagaagaataagaagaaaaaatgaagaggaaGTAGTGATTTTGATTGTGAACATTTGCAAGATATTCAAGACATTTAAGTcgatctcttttctatcttatcgTATTACTTGGTCCATCagtctcttttacttttggCTACTTCCCTATCTCTTTTTGATATATACctgatgtaataaaaaagagagaaggcaTTATCAGTTATCAAGAAGCGAAATGTGTCGGGATTGGTTTCAACGCGTTCGACAAAAATTCTACTTCCGGTATgtttgaaaaatgatatttcctCGCTATTTTGGAATAttctagaaatatatatatatatatatatatatacatatatatacatatatatatatatatatacatatattcttctGAAAAAGTCTTAAGAATTTGGAGGAAcgctgaaagaaagaaagaaagaaaggaaggaagtgaAGGGATAGagaatcgaagaagaagaagaagaagaagaaaaaaggaagaagaaatgttTGGCTTTCAGAGTCCATTCACGAGAACATCTCGCGGGATAAATTCCACGTCGGCTTTAAAttcaaaaacaaagaaaaataaagaatcgcCGAAGAGAAGAGGTTCGGAAGCAACCAGTGAAGGATCTGGATCATCGTCGATCAGATACATCGATCAAGAGGCTTCGGTATCGGAAGGTAGTAGTACCGACACGTTACCAGGGATTAGGATCGATTATTTGGACGTTGATCCTTTGTCACCTGAACCAAGAGATTCATTGACCTCGCCTACCGATGTAACCGTACATTTAAATGGTATCGACGTTCTCAAGGATAACTCTTCAGCTAATTGTTCGTCACCGTCATCTGGCAATGGCAATTTAACCgccaataatattacaaataataccGAATTATCATCGTCAACATCAAGGTCAACGTCCTCGTCGTCATCCTTATCACCGGGTGCTGTCGAAACGAGAAACGATCCTTTAACGACTAGATTTTCTTCTACGGACGATGGAAAGACCGAaaccgaagaagaagatggtgCCGCCGAAGGTGCTTCTTCCAGAGTATCCCTTCTCTCTCCGATAAACGTGACCAATCGTTCTACGAGCGATGATTTACTTTCTATTGAA from Vespa velutina chromosome 20, iVesVel2.1, whole genome shotgun sequence harbors:
- the LOC124956138 gene encoding xaa-Pro dipeptidase isoform X2, producing the protein MYTYHCYVSSYFSISFNLIYKENKFLLKLIFHFSLQRSNMESYFTRGEHTLKVPISLFRENRERLLARLKRNTNLPAANTFVILQGGIEISFNDTDINWPFRQESFFQWCFGVEEPGCYGALDLSLEKSILFVPRLPAEYAIWEGKLHTLEDFKKRYGVDETYYTDEIGRILKGKSASLLLTLSGKNSDSGLYAQEAVFDGIGQFQVDNNTLYPEICECRVIKSAKEIDVLRYVVKISSEAHKAVMRMVRPGLAEFQAEAAFMNYVYSIGGCRHVSYTCICGSGYSASVLHYGHAGAPNSKIIQDGDMCLFDMGGNYCGYAADITCSFPANGKFTNDQKFIYNAVLNARDAVIEAAKPGVSWTDMHLLANKRMLASLKEGGLLIGDVNEMIESGLNEIFQPHGLGHLMGLDVHDVGGYLPGHPERSTSAGIRKLRTARTLHAGMVLTIEPGCYFIDCLLDAALTDPKQSRFIVREQLERFRGWGGIRIEDDVLITETGVENLTQVPRTIEEIESWMDVGRSDLKLPQEK
- the LOC124956138 gene encoding xaa-Pro dipeptidase isoform X6, with the translated sequence MESYFTRGEHTLKVPISLFRENRERLLARLKRNTNLPAANTFVILQGGIEISFNDTDINWPFRQESFFQWCFGVEEPGCYGALDLSLEKSILFVPRLPAEYAIWEGKLHTLEDFKKRYGVDETYYTDEIGRILKGKSASLLLTLSGKNSDSGLYAQEAVFDGIGQFQVDNNTLYPEICECRVIKSAKEIDVLRYVVKISSEAHKAVMRMVRPGLAEFQAEAAFMNYVYSIGGCRHVSYTCICGSGYSASVLHYGHAGAPNSKIIQDGDMCLFDMGGNYCGYAADITCSFPANGKFTNDQKFIYNAVLNARDAVIEAAKPGVSWTDMHLLANKRMLASLKEGGLLIGDVNEMIESGLNEIFQPHGLGHLMGLDVHDVGGYLPGHPERSTSAGIRKLRTARTLHAGMVLTIEPGCYFIDCLLDAALTDPKQSRFIVREQLERFRGWGGIRIEDDVLITETGVENLTQVPRTIEEIESWMDVGRSDLKLPQEK
- the LOC124956138 gene encoding xaa-Pro dipeptidase isoform X4 — translated: MADGRTCVIIVPFHKSNMESYFTRGEHTLKVPISLFRENRERLLARLKRNTNLPAANTFVILQGGIEISFNDTDINWPFRQESFFQWCFGVEEPGCYGALDLSLEKSILFVPRLPAEYAIWEGKLHTLEDFKKRYGVDETYYTDEIGRILKGKSASLLLTLSGKNSDSGLYAQEAVFDGIGQFQVDNNTLYPEICECRVIKSAKEIDVLRYVVKISSEAHKAVMRMVRPGLAEFQAEAAFMNYVYSIGGCRHVSYTCICGSGYSASVLHYGHAGAPNSKIIQDGDMCLFDMGGNYCGYAADITCSFPANGKFTNDQKFIYNAVLNARDAVIEAAKPGVSWTDMHLLANKRMLASLKEGGLLIGDVNEMIESGLNEIFQPHGLGHLMGLDVHDVGGYLPGHPERSTSAGIRKLRTARTLHAGMVLTIEPGCYFIDCLLDAALTDPKQSRFIVREQLERFRGWGGIRIEDDVLITETGVENLTQVPRTIEEIESWMDVGRSDLKLPQEK
- the LOC124956138 gene encoding xaa-Pro dipeptidase isoform X5, producing the protein MAECDSTVTSNMESYFTRGEHTLKVPISLFRENRERLLARLKRNTNLPAANTFVILQGGIEISFNDTDINWPFRQESFFQWCFGVEEPGCYGALDLSLEKSILFVPRLPAEYAIWEGKLHTLEDFKKRYGVDETYYTDEIGRILKGKSASLLLTLSGKNSDSGLYAQEAVFDGIGQFQVDNNTLYPEICECRVIKSAKEIDVLRYVVKISSEAHKAVMRMVRPGLAEFQAEAAFMNYVYSIGGCRHVSYTCICGSGYSASVLHYGHAGAPNSKIIQDGDMCLFDMGGNYCGYAADITCSFPANGKFTNDQKFIYNAVLNARDAVIEAAKPGVSWTDMHLLANKRMLASLKEGGLLIGDVNEMIESGLNEIFQPHGLGHLMGLDVHDVGGYLPGHPERSTSAGIRKLRTARTLHAGMVLTIEPGCYFIDCLLDAALTDPKQSRFIVREQLERFRGWGGIRIEDDVLITETGVENLTQVPRTIEEIESWMDVGRSDLKLPQEK
- the LOC124956138 gene encoding xaa-Pro dipeptidase isoform X3 → MVSHSHGSKLFGTYSSSICSVRLFKSNMESYFTRGEHTLKVPISLFRENRERLLARLKRNTNLPAANTFVILQGGIEISFNDTDINWPFRQESFFQWCFGVEEPGCYGALDLSLEKSILFVPRLPAEYAIWEGKLHTLEDFKKRYGVDETYYTDEIGRILKGKSASLLLTLSGKNSDSGLYAQEAVFDGIGQFQVDNNTLYPEICECRVIKSAKEIDVLRYVVKISSEAHKAVMRMVRPGLAEFQAEAAFMNYVYSIGGCRHVSYTCICGSGYSASVLHYGHAGAPNSKIIQDGDMCLFDMGGNYCGYAADITCSFPANGKFTNDQKFIYNAVLNARDAVIEAAKPGVSWTDMHLLANKRMLASLKEGGLLIGDVNEMIESGLNEIFQPHGLGHLMGLDVHDVGGYLPGHPERSTSAGIRKLRTARTLHAGMVLTIEPGCYFIDCLLDAALTDPKQSRFIVREQLERFRGWGGIRIEDDVLITETGVENLTQVPRTIEEIESWMDVGRSDLKLPQEK